A part of Micromonospora chersina genomic DNA contains:
- a CDS encoding bifunctional FO biosynthesis protein CofGH, with translation MVDRSDPAPTEASVRRALGRAATGRALDVAEASGLLTARGAALDELLRIAGEIRDAGLREAGRPGVVTFSKKVFIPLTRLCRDRCHYCTFATVPHRLPAAYLEKDEVLAIAREGAAQGCKEALFTLGDRPEERWPAARRWLDERGYDSTLDYLRACAVAVLEETGLLPHLNPGVLSWSELQRLKPVAPSMGMMLETTATRLWSEPGGPHYGSPDKEPAVRLRVLDDAGRVGVPFTTGLLIGIGETLAERVDALFAIRRAHREYGHLQEVIVQNFRAKPDTAMRGMPDAELHDLAATVAVARVLLGPKARIQAPPNLIEGEYDLLLRAGIDDWGGVSPVTPDHVNPERPWPQLDELARRTGQAGFTLRERLTVYPEYVRAGDPWLDPRLLPHVTALADPETGLAVEAARPVGRPWQEPEEVFGGRTDLHVTIDTTGRTGDRRGDFDDVYGDWSEVAAKVAVPVAVASDPDLRAGLRLAADDPGALLEPAHEAKALALFGADGPALDELCRIADDVRRDAVGDDVTYVVNRNINFTNVCYVGCRFCAFAQRESDADAFRLSLAQVADRAEEAWAAGATEVCLQGGIDPKLPVTGYADIVRAIKARVPGMHVHAFSPMEIVTAAAKAGVPVKEWLLQLRDAGLDTIPGTAAEILDDEVRWVLTKGKLPAAAWVDVVSTAHELGIRSSSTMMYGHVDHPGQWLAHFRVLAGVQDRTGGFTEFVALPFVHTNAPIYLAGIARPGPTWRENRVVHAMARLLLHGRIANIQCSWVKLGDAGTVAMLQGGCNDLGGTLMEETISRMAGSGNGSARTEEQLRGIAAAAGRPVRKRTTAYGHADA, from the coding sequence ATGGTTGATCGCAGCGATCCCGCCCCCACCGAGGCGAGCGTCCGGCGGGCCCTGGGCCGGGCCGCCACGGGCCGGGCCCTGGACGTGGCCGAGGCGAGCGGGCTGCTGACCGCGCGCGGCGCGGCCCTGGACGAACTGCTCCGGATCGCCGGTGAGATCCGCGACGCCGGGCTGCGGGAGGCCGGCCGCCCCGGCGTCGTCACCTTCTCCAAGAAGGTGTTCATCCCGCTGACCCGGCTCTGCCGGGACCGCTGCCACTACTGCACCTTCGCCACCGTGCCGCACCGGCTGCCCGCCGCGTACCTGGAGAAGGACGAGGTCCTCGCCATCGCCCGGGAGGGCGCCGCGCAGGGCTGCAAGGAGGCGCTGTTCACCCTCGGCGACCGCCCCGAGGAGCGCTGGCCGGCCGCCCGGCGGTGGCTGGACGAGCGGGGCTACGACTCCACCCTCGACTACCTGCGCGCCTGCGCGGTGGCGGTGCTGGAGGAGACCGGGCTGTTGCCGCACCTCAACCCGGGCGTGCTGTCCTGGTCGGAGCTGCAACGGCTCAAGCCGGTGGCGCCGAGCATGGGCATGATGCTGGAGACCACCGCGACGCGGCTCTGGTCCGAGCCGGGCGGCCCGCACTACGGCTCGCCGGACAAGGAGCCGGCGGTGCGGCTGCGGGTGCTCGACGACGCCGGCCGGGTCGGCGTGCCGTTCACCACCGGGCTGCTCATCGGGATCGGGGAGACCCTGGCCGAGCGGGTCGACGCGCTGTTCGCCATCCGCCGGGCGCACCGGGAGTACGGCCACCTCCAGGAGGTGATCGTGCAGAACTTCCGTGCCAAGCCGGACACCGCGATGCGCGGCATGCCGGACGCGGAGTTGCACGATCTGGCCGCCACGGTGGCGGTGGCCCGGGTGCTGCTCGGCCCGAAGGCCCGGATCCAGGCCCCGCCGAACCTCATCGAGGGCGAGTACGACCTGCTGCTGCGCGCCGGCATCGACGACTGGGGCGGCGTCTCGCCGGTGACCCCCGACCACGTCAACCCCGAGCGGCCCTGGCCCCAGCTGGACGAGCTGGCCCGGCGCACCGGGCAGGCCGGCTTCACCCTGCGCGAGCGGCTGACCGTCTACCCCGAGTACGTCCGGGCCGGCGATCCGTGGCTCGATCCGCGCCTGCTGCCGCACGTCACCGCCCTCGCCGATCCGGAGACCGGGCTCGCCGTCGAGGCGGCCCGCCCGGTGGGCCGGCCGTGGCAGGAGCCGGAGGAGGTGTTCGGCGGGCGTACCGACCTGCACGTCACCATCGACACCACCGGGCGGACCGGCGACCGGCGGGGCGACTTCGACGACGTCTACGGCGACTGGTCGGAGGTGGCCGCGAAGGTCGCCGTCCCGGTCGCCGTGGCGAGCGACCCCGACCTGCGGGCCGGCCTGCGGCTGGCCGCCGACGACCCGGGCGCGCTGCTCGAACCGGCGCACGAGGCGAAGGCGCTGGCGCTGTTCGGGGCGGACGGGCCGGCGCTGGACGAGCTGTGCCGGATCGCCGACGACGTGCGCCGGGACGCGGTCGGCGACGACGTCACGTACGTCGTCAACCGCAACATCAACTTCACGAACGTCTGCTACGTGGGCTGCCGGTTCTGCGCCTTCGCCCAGCGGGAGAGCGACGCCGACGCGTTCCGGCTCTCCCTGGCGCAGGTCGCCGACCGGGCCGAGGAGGCGTGGGCGGCCGGCGCCACCGAGGTCTGCCTCCAGGGCGGCATCGACCCGAAGCTGCCGGTCACCGGCTACGCCGACATCGTCCGGGCGATCAAGGCGCGGGTGCCCGGGATGCACGTGCACGCCTTCTCGCCCATGGAGATCGTCACGGCCGCCGCGAAGGCCGGCGTGCCGGTGAAGGAGTGGCTGCTCCAGCTCCGCGACGCCGGCCTGGACACCATCCCCGGCACCGCCGCGGAGATCCTCGACGACGAGGTGCGCTGGGTGCTCACCAAGGGCAAACTGCCGGCCGCCGCCTGGGTCGACGTGGTGAGCACGGCACACGAGCTGGGCATCCGGTCCAGCTCCACGATGATGTACGGCCATGTCGACCATCCCGGCCAGTGGCTGGCCCACTTCCGGGTGCTGGCCGGCGTGCAGGACCGCACCGGCGGCTTCACCGAGTTCGTGGCGCTGCCGTTCGTGCACACCAACGCGCCGATCTACCTGGCCGGCATCGCCCGGCCCGGCCCGACCTGGCGGGAGAACCGCGTCGTGCACGCCATGGCGCGGCTGCTGCTGCACGGCCGGATCGCCAACATCCAGTGCTCCTGGGTGAAGCTCGGCGACGCCGGCACGGTGGCGATGCTCCAGGGCGGCTGCAACGACCTGGGCGGCACCCTCATGGAGGAGACCATCTCCCGGATGGCCGGCTCGGGCAACGGCTCGGCCCGCACGGAGGAGCAGCTCCGGGGGATCGCGGCGGCGGCGGGCCGGCCGGTCCGCAAGCGGACGACCGCGTACGGTCACGCCGACGCGTAG
- the cofD gene encoding 2-phospho-L-lactate transferase has translation MRIVVLTGGIGGARFLLGVRAYAREVGAEVTAVVNVGDDLLLHGLKVCPDLDSVMYTLGGGADPERGWGRVGETWTVKSELAAYGAEPAWFGLGDKDIATHLVRTTMLNAGYPLSQVTEALATRWQPGVRLLPATDDRLETHVVVDLDGGQRAIHFQEWWVRHRADVPTHRFVFVGAEAAKPAPGVVEAIGAADVVLVAPSNPVVSIAPILAVPGLRDAVADGPAPVVGVSPIIGGAPVRGMADRCLSVLGVECSAAGVGGLYGARSAGGLLDGWLVAPEDEGTVVPEVTVRAAPLRMIDEAATVAMVRAALELM, from the coding sequence ATGCGCATCGTGGTTCTGACCGGCGGGATCGGGGGCGCCCGGTTCCTGCTCGGCGTCCGGGCGTACGCCCGGGAGGTGGGCGCCGAGGTGACCGCCGTGGTCAACGTCGGCGACGATCTGCTGCTGCACGGGCTGAAGGTCTGCCCCGACCTGGACAGTGTCATGTACACGCTGGGCGGTGGCGCCGACCCGGAGCGCGGCTGGGGCCGGGTCGGCGAGACCTGGACGGTCAAGTCTGAGCTGGCCGCGTACGGCGCCGAGCCGGCCTGGTTCGGGCTGGGCGACAAGGACATCGCCACCCATCTGGTGCGCACCACCATGCTCAACGCCGGCTACCCGCTGTCCCAGGTCACCGAGGCGCTGGCCACCCGGTGGCAGCCCGGCGTACGCCTGCTGCCAGCGACCGACGACCGGCTGGAGACGCATGTCGTGGTCGACCTGGACGGCGGCCAGCGGGCGATCCACTTCCAGGAGTGGTGGGTGCGCCACCGGGCGGACGTGCCGACGCACCGGTTCGTCTTCGTGGGCGCGGAGGCGGCCAAGCCGGCGCCCGGGGTGGTGGAGGCCATCGGCGCCGCCGACGTGGTGCTCGTGGCGCCCAGCAACCCGGTGGTGAGCATCGCCCCGATCCTGGCCGTGCCGGGCCTGCGCGACGCGGTCGCCGACGGTCCGGCACCGGTCGTCGGGGTGTCCCCGATCATCGGCGGCGCGCCGGTCCGTGGCATGGCCGACCGCTGCCTGTCCGTGCTCGGCGTCGAGTGCAGCGCGGCCGGTGTGGGGGGCCTGTACGGCGCCCGGTCGGCCGGCGGCCTGCTCGACGGCTGGCTGGTCGCGCCCGAGGACGAGGGCACCGTGGTGCCGGAGGTGACCGTGCGCGCGGCGCCGCTGCGGATGATCGACGAGGCGGCGACGGTGGCGATGGTCCGGGCCGCGTTGGAGCTGATGTGA
- a CDS encoding coenzyme F420-0:L-glutamate ligase: MRLEILPVLGIGHVTEGDDLAALIATAAPWLRDGDVLVVTSKIVSKAEGRLVDVPADGPDRLAARDEVLAGETARVVASRGATRIVQTHHGFVMASAGIDASNVDKTRLVLLPEDPDASARALRAALRERYDLDVAVIVSDTMGRPWRNGLTDVALGVAGMPAIRDHRGEIDPYGNELHLTQMAVVDELAGAGELIKGKCDQVPVAVIRGYLGATRDDDTGARALVRDASLDLFSLGTAEAHAAGLRAAATLADGPGPAPADPAAVDRAIAAVAEVVAPGTVFTHVTDQEVRAGLVATVPGWPAEATGLVLGAPPAPVDPADLVRFGADLQRLRTALAAEGVPSALLSPPPGSTACAALAV, from the coding sequence GTGAGGCTGGAGATCCTGCCGGTGCTGGGCATCGGCCACGTGACCGAGGGCGACGACCTGGCGGCGCTGATCGCCACCGCGGCGCCCTGGCTGCGCGACGGCGACGTGCTGGTGGTGACCAGCAAGATCGTGTCGAAGGCGGAGGGCCGGCTGGTCGACGTGCCGGCCGACGGCCCGGACCGGCTCGCCGCCCGGGACGAGGTGCTGGCCGGGGAGACCGCCCGGGTGGTGGCCAGCCGCGGCGCGACCCGGATCGTGCAGACCCACCACGGGTTCGTGATGGCCTCCGCCGGCATCGACGCGTCCAACGTGGACAAGACCCGGCTGGTGCTGCTGCCCGAGGACCCGGACGCCTCCGCCCGCGCGCTGCGGGCCGCGCTGCGCGAGCGGTACGACCTCGACGTCGCGGTCATCGTCTCCGACACCATGGGCCGGCCGTGGCGCAACGGTCTCACCGACGTGGCGCTCGGGGTGGCCGGAATGCCGGCGATCCGCGACCACCGGGGCGAGATCGACCCCTACGGCAACGAGCTCCACCTCACCCAGATGGCCGTGGTGGACGAGTTGGCCGGCGCCGGCGAGCTGATCAAGGGCAAGTGCGACCAGGTGCCGGTCGCGGTGATCCGGGGCTACCTGGGCGCGACGCGGGACGACGACACGGGCGCCCGGGCGCTGGTCCGGGACGCGTCGCTGGACCTCTTCTCCCTCGGCACGGCGGAGGCGCACGCCGCCGGGCTGCGGGCGGCGGCCACCCTGGCCGACGGCCCCGGTCCGGCACCGGCCGACCCGGCCGCCGTCGACCGGGCGATCGCCGCGGTCGCCGAGGTGGTCGCGCCCGGCACCGTCTTCACCCACGTCACCGACCAGGAGGTACGCGCCGGACTGGTCGCCACCGTGCCCGGCTGGCCGGCGGAGGCCACCGGTCTGGTGCTGGGCGCGCCGCCGGCCCCGGTGGACCCGGCGGACCTGGTGCGGTTCGGCGCCGACCTGCAACGGCTGCGTACCGCGCTGGCCGCCGAGGGCGTCCCGTCGGCGCTGCTTTCCCCGCCGCCCGGAAGCACCGCCTGCGCGGCCCTCGCCGTCTGA
- a CDS encoding ArsR/SmtB family transcription factor → MLKVVFSREDILRTRVAPAADPVWELVLSLHLLQGRGRDPLLTEWRRTVARGLRTDSAAERYRLLLALNPPRGYFPDFLTPYASKDGLEAGLEAVRGTPADMLRRDLGLLAEENTLPPSATALARGEPEVLHHLTDSMLRYQSLAVTPYWSRIQAAVEADRARRARALLDGGAEGLLASLRPSMRWDGEVLEVLDYPDSRELHLDGRGLLLVPSFFCARTPVALLDPSLPPVLVYPVDRLGGLMPEAGGHADAAQREALAALLGRTRAGVLEAADQGCTTGEVARRLRISAAAASQHTTVLRNAGLLVSHRDRNTVLHTLTPLGRAVLDA, encoded by the coding sequence ATGCTGAAGGTCGTTTTCTCCCGCGAGGACATCCTGCGGACCAGGGTGGCCCCCGCCGCGGACCCGGTCTGGGAGCTGGTCCTCAGCCTGCACCTGCTCCAGGGGCGCGGGCGTGACCCGCTGCTGACCGAGTGGCGACGCACCGTGGCCCGCGGGCTGCGGACCGACAGCGCGGCCGAACGCTACCGACTGCTGCTGGCCCTCAACCCGCCCCGCGGCTACTTCCCCGACTTCCTCACCCCGTACGCCAGCAAGGACGGCCTGGAGGCCGGGCTGGAGGCGGTCCGGGGCACCCCGGCCGACATGCTCCGCCGGGACCTCGGCCTGCTGGCCGAGGAGAACACGCTGCCGCCGTCGGCGACCGCGCTGGCCCGCGGCGAGCCCGAGGTGCTGCACCACCTGACCGACTCGATGCTGCGCTACCAGTCGCTGGCCGTCACCCCGTACTGGTCCCGGATCCAGGCCGCCGTGGAGGCGGACCGGGCCCGCCGCGCCCGGGCCCTGCTCGACGGCGGCGCCGAGGGGCTGCTGGCCAGCCTCCGCCCGAGCATGCGCTGGGACGGCGAGGTGCTGGAGGTCCTCGACTACCCGGACAGCCGGGAACTGCACCTCGACGGCCGCGGACTGCTGCTGGTTCCCTCGTTCTTCTGCGCGCGCACCCCGGTCGCGCTGCTCGACCCGAGCCTGCCGCCGGTGCTGGTCTACCCCGTCGACCGGCTCGGCGGCCTCATGCCCGAGGCGGGCGGCCACGCCGACGCCGCGCAGCGGGAGGCGCTGGCCGCCCTGCTCGGCCGGACCCGGGCGGGCGTGCTGGAGGCCGCCGACCAGGGCTGCACCACCGGCGAGGTCGCCCGCCGGCTGCGCATCTCCGCCGCTGCGGCCAGCCAGCACACCACCGTGCTGCGCAACGCCGGGCTGCTGGTCAGCCACCGCGACCGCAACACCGTCCTGCACACCCTGACCCCGCTCGGCCGGGCCGTCCTCGACGCCTGA
- a CDS encoding NUDIX hydrolase, with protein MPETETYAHLHADATAVLSRWTATSPAAAANRDRTLALLAAGPAAMSRAHRPGHVTASALVLDPAGDRVLLCLHGKFRKWVQLGGHCEPGDRTLAAAALREATEESGIAGLVVDPTPIDVDIHPVACQGGSLHYDVRFAVLAPAGATERVSAESEALGWFPPDRLPEPLADGTVQLVAPALATLARRVAG; from the coding sequence GTGCCGGAGACCGAGACGTACGCCCACCTGCACGCCGACGCCACCGCGGTGCTGAGCCGCTGGACGGCGACCAGCCCGGCGGCCGCCGCGAACCGGGACCGGACCCTGGCGCTGCTCGCCGCCGGGCCGGCGGCGATGAGCCGGGCGCACCGGCCCGGGCACGTCACCGCCAGCGCCCTGGTGCTCGACCCGGCCGGCGACCGGGTGCTGCTGTGCCTGCACGGCAAGTTCCGCAAGTGGGTGCAGCTCGGCGGGCACTGCGAGCCCGGCGACCGGACCCTGGCGGCCGCCGCGCTGCGTGAGGCCACCGAGGAGTCCGGGATCGCCGGCCTCGTGGTCGACCCCACGCCGATCGACGTGGACATCCACCCGGTGGCCTGCCAGGGCGGCTCGCTGCACTACGACGTCCGGTTCGCCGTGCTCGCCCCGGCCGGGGCGACCGAGCGGGTCAGCGCCGAGTCCGAGGCGCTGGGCTGGTTCCCGCCGGACCGGCTGCCCGAGCCGCTGGCCGACGGGACCGTCCAACTGGTGGCCCCGGCGCTGGCGACGCTGGCCCGGCGGGTCGCCGGCTGA
- a CDS encoding mannose-1-phosphate guanylyltransferase — translation MFYAVIPAGGSGTRLWPLSRAGHPKFLHPLTGTPASLLQATVDRLSPLTSPERTLVVTGAAHVAAVARQLAGVPEENILVEPSPRDSCAAIALAAAVIAARDPEAVMGSFAADHLIGDPARWAEVVRQAIRGAEQGSLMTVGITPTRPETGYGYLETGEPVGDSPLRPVIEFKEKPAVEVAEVYLRSGRHLWNASMFVWRVDVFLAELARQQPALHAGITAIAAAWGSPEQDDVLGTVWPTLPKISVDYAVMEGAATAGRVATVPGDFGWNDVGDFHTLGEVLPADAAGNVVLGGDAKPGVLLRDTSGLVVVPQSGRLVAAIGVHDLIVVDTPDALLVCPRDRAQDVKKIVDELKERGEEGLV, via the coding sequence ATGTTCTACGCCGTCATCCCGGCGGGTGGCAGCGGCACAAGGTTGTGGCCGCTGTCCCGTGCCGGCCACCCCAAGTTCCTCCACCCGCTGACCGGCACACCGGCCTCGCTGCTCCAGGCGACGGTCGACCGGCTGTCGCCGTTGACCAGCCCCGAGCGCACGCTGGTGGTCACGGGGGCCGCGCACGTCGCGGCGGTGGCCCGGCAACTGGCGGGCGTGCCGGAGGAGAACATCCTGGTCGAGCCCTCGCCCCGCGACTCCTGCGCGGCGATCGCGCTGGCGGCCGCGGTGATCGCCGCACGCGACCCGGAGGCGGTGATGGGCTCGTTCGCCGCCGACCACCTCATCGGTGACCCGGCGCGCTGGGCCGAGGTGGTCCGGCAGGCCATCCGCGGCGCCGAGCAGGGTTCCCTCATGACCGTGGGCATCACCCCGACCCGCCCCGAGACCGGCTACGGCTACCTGGAGACCGGCGAACCGGTGGGCGACAGTCCGCTGCGCCCGGTGATCGAGTTCAAGGAGAAGCCGGCCGTCGAGGTGGCGGAGGTCTACCTCCGCTCCGGCCGGCACCTCTGGAACGCCAGCATGTTCGTCTGGCGGGTGGACGTCTTCCTGGCCGAGCTGGCCCGGCAGCAGCCGGCCCTGCACGCGGGGATCACCGCGATCGCGGCGGCGTGGGGCAGCCCCGAGCAGGACGACGTCCTCGGCACGGTCTGGCCGACCCTGCCGAAGATCTCCGTGGACTACGCGGTGATGGAGGGCGCGGCCACCGCCGGCCGGGTGGCGACCGTCCCCGGCGACTTCGGCTGGAACGACGTCGGCGACTTCCACACCCTCGGCGAGGTGCTCCCCGCCGACGCCGCCGGCAACGTGGTGCTGGGCGGCGACGCCAAGCCGGGCGTGCTGCTGCGGGACACCAGCGGCCTGGTGGTGGTGCCGCAGTCCGGTCGGCTGGTGGCCGCGATCGGCGTCCACGACCTGATCGTGGTGGACACCCCGGACGCCCTGCTGGTCTGCCCGCGCGACCGGGCGCAGGACGTCAAGAAGATCGTCGACGAGCTCAAGGAGCGCGGCGAGGAGGGGCTGGTCTGA
- a CDS encoding glycosyltransferase family 4 protein, with the protein MTAGRPPRVLIDATSVPADRGGVGRYVDGLLGALGRVCGSGVDLAVVSLRTDLERYTRMLPGAEVIPAPAAVAHRPARLAWEQTGLPLLAQQVGAEVLHSPFYTCPLRAGCPVTVTVHDATFFTEPEHYDKSRRTFFRSAIKTSLRRANRVIVPSKATRDELIRLLDADPTRIDVAYHGVDQAAFHAPSEEEKARVRARLGLGSSSYVAFLGAKEPRKNVPNLIRGWARAVADRENPPALVIAGGQGHDDDIDRAVAEVPSHLRLLRPGYLRYGDLPGFLGGALVAAYPSYGEGFGLPILEAMACAAPVLTTPRLSLPEVGGDAVAYTSEDPDQIATDLTALLDDEQRRLSLAKAGFDRAKEFTWESSAEVHIAAWSRARS; encoded by the coding sequence GTGACCGCCGGCCGCCCGCCCCGCGTGCTCATCGACGCCACGAGTGTCCCCGCCGATCGCGGCGGCGTCGGTAGATACGTCGACGGCCTGCTCGGTGCCCTCGGCCGGGTCTGCGGCTCCGGCGTCGACCTGGCCGTGGTGAGCCTCCGCACCGACCTGGAGCGCTACACCCGGATGCTGCCCGGCGCCGAGGTGATCCCCGCCCCGGCGGCCGTCGCGCACCGGCCCGCCCGGCTCGCCTGGGAGCAGACCGGCCTGCCGCTGCTGGCCCAGCAGGTCGGCGCCGAGGTGCTGCACTCGCCCTTCTACACCTGCCCGCTGCGGGCCGGCTGCCCGGTCACGGTCACCGTGCACGACGCGACCTTCTTCACCGAGCCGGAGCACTACGACAAGTCGCGTCGCACCTTCTTCCGCAGCGCGATCAAGACCTCGCTGCGCCGCGCCAACCGGGTGATCGTGCCGAGCAAGGCCACCCGTGACGAGCTGATCCGCCTGCTGGACGCCGACCCGACCCGGATCGACGTGGCCTACCACGGCGTCGACCAGGCCGCCTTCCACGCGCCGAGCGAGGAGGAGAAGGCCCGCGTCCGGGCCCGCCTCGGGTTGGGCAGCAGCAGCTACGTGGCGTTCCTCGGGGCCAAGGAGCCGCGCAAGAACGTCCCCAACCTGATCCGCGGCTGGGCCCGCGCGGTGGCCGACCGGGAGAACCCGCCCGCGCTGGTCATCGCCGGCGGTCAGGGGCACGACGACGACATCGACCGCGCCGTGGCCGAGGTGCCGTCGCACCTGCGCCTGCTCCGCCCCGGCTACCTGCGCTACGGCGACCTGCCCGGCTTCCTCGGTGGCGCCCTGGTCGCCGCCTACCCGTCCTACGGCGAGGGCTTCGGCCTGCCCATCCTGGAGGCCATGGCGTGCGCGGCGCCGGTGCTCACCACCCCGCGGCTGTCCCTGCCCGAGGTGGGCGGCGACGCCGTGGCGTACACGAGCGAGGACCCGGACCAGATCGCCACCGACCTGACCGCCCTGCTCGACGACGAGCAGCGCCGGCTGTCGCTGGCCAAAGCCGGCTTCGACCGGGCCAAGGAGTTCACGTGGGAGTCCAGCGCCGAGGTGCACATCGCCGCGTGGAGCCGTGCGCGTTCCTGA
- a CDS encoding TIGR03089 family protein: protein MADNIARVFADAIASDPARPLLTWYDDATGERTELSGATLANWVAKTANLLVDEVALAPGDTAAVLLPPHWQTAAVLLGCWSAKLTVAEAPGDVDVLFAAAGRVDEAGAWPAGERYALALDPFALPMREVPAGFADFVSAVRGHGDHFTPYPEAGAGDAALLARAEARAAELCLTPGDRLLVDVTAHADPVDWLLAPLTAATTVVACANLDPTVLDSRTATEKVTRALT from the coding sequence ATGGCCGACAACATTGCCCGGGTGTTCGCCGACGCGATCGCGAGCGACCCCGCCCGCCCTCTGCTGACCTGGTACGACGACGCCACCGGCGAGCGCACCGAACTGTCCGGCGCGACGCTGGCGAACTGGGTGGCCAAGACGGCCAACCTGCTCGTCGACGAGGTCGCCCTCGCCCCCGGCGACACGGCCGCCGTGCTGCTGCCGCCGCACTGGCAGACCGCCGCCGTGCTGCTCGGCTGCTGGTCGGCGAAGCTGACCGTGGCCGAGGCCCCGGGCGACGTGGACGTGCTCTTCGCGGCCGCCGGCCGGGTCGACGAGGCGGGCGCCTGGCCGGCCGGCGAGCGGTACGCGCTGGCCCTCGACCCGTTCGCGCTGCCGATGCGGGAGGTGCCGGCCGGCTTCGCCGACTTCGTGTCGGCGGTGCGCGGTCACGGCGACCACTTCACCCCGTACCCCGAAGCTGGTGCGGGGGACGCGGCGCTGCTGGCCCGCGCGGAGGCCCGGGCCGCGGAGCTCTGCCTGACCCCCGGCGACCGCCTCCTGGTCGACGTGACGGCGCACGCCGACCCGGTCGACTGGCTCCTCGCCCCGTTGACGGCCGCCACCACAGTGGTCGCCTGCGCAAACCTAGACCCGACAGTCCTGGACTCCCGCACAGCAACGGAAAAGGTCACCCGAGCCCTGACCTGA